The proteins below are encoded in one region of Chitinophagales bacterium:
- a CDS encoding putative metal-binding motif-containing protein, which yields MPSVFADHLFTIMGRFTVLLLFMLYSISSIGQQSYSSGTYTQDFNGLPNSGTFSFIGLGNGPFNFTAAPLNVATMNGWQLLKFTGSGSNAVFLVGTGSGNGGGAYSFGSTGSTDRAVGSLASGTVTSAFGILLTNNSGTAIGSFTITYRGEQWRNGGSNTQNKLAFSYKIGGNISGTGFTAEPLLDFVSLKTSSTAATLDGNASGNFTTISATVSNIVWPDGATLVLKWADNDETGADDGLAIDDFNFTGFPAPPTISTVTTSFTNNFGNVFVGSSSSSSTFSVSGANLTDSIIITPPAGFEMRTGANPFSTSHIALAHTGGTVASTNIDVRFTPSSAIGYNGNISCTSTGAQSQFIPVSGTGLASDFPTKLVITSVNGGIDAEATYPFSVVVQAQDNLNVPQNVTANTVVQLTLGSGGGTLSGSLTDSILAGTNSVTFTNVIYDQEESSIVINAARTKGDTLIAGNSAPFNVLAKASFLRFVGVPASGVTNTNLSTFTVEARRADNTVDNLFTDTITISLYSGTGTLTGTLKRKAVGGVATYNDLQIDQPGYFALQAVAPGVSLDVSINVYISIPAVFTELVVPQYFGSKSAGSTNDTRTPFAVCFRIDNLVPNTSYDLRIGLGVTNGATPDAVTSYGAGNLWNQSAFNANNLLNYFTTDGSGSSGPVWVYIEPTGNASRFDAGQTHTIRVGYAINGSGSFPPSAPNFVGSKIMTALDIATTARTVSTADDGAFLKGSANACISGKYILLYDNMAGSGDPLFSYMARTAIPTQTTQSQLPAAINDIYLQSGTSAIGDFPAVIPIGVNNANGVRRIEARYADNTLASFATNATGNWNTGGNTTTITRRSVATIQNSSAPLNTVTVEVTGTGPSCNGGSGGTDGFAIATATSTANPVSYSWNSIPLQTTDTATGLAAGNYTVIVTDNNTCTASASIQLNNSTPATSFFDTTCDSYSLPWGGTATVTGDYVHTYINTAGCDSIVTAHLTIKQSSTPSAFPAVACDSYTLPWGGTVNSNGAYDHTYTNAAGCDSIITINVTINHASTPTSFSATGCDSYTLPWGGTVNMSGSYDHTYTNAAGCDSMVTAMVTIDISSTYYADGDGDGYGAGAPVQACIQPPNTSTLNTDCNDTLSSVNPGATEICANGIDDNCDNQVDEGCPAALAFDVKCFIQGYMDEFNPGLMKSVLVNQGVGADPNEVDTVMVILHDEFTYADLDTFRGLLHTDGMINCTFSHAGISNAYFVSVKSKNTLETWSAAAVPMSQGSYDFSTDFTQAYPDVNNPNPQMTLVAGVWTIYSGDVNQDGQVAGDDFNIVESDVTGQAFGYNVTDITGEGPTDGADFNLLESNVSFGLFVAHP from the coding sequence TTGCCATCAGTATTTGCTGATCACCTCTTCACCATAATGGGACGATTTACAGTATTGCTGCTATTTATGCTTTACAGCATAAGCAGTATAGGACAACAGTCCTACAGCAGCGGTACCTACACGCAGGATTTCAACGGGCTGCCGAATAGCGGCACCTTCTCCTTCATAGGGCTGGGTAACGGCCCGTTTAACTTTACGGCAGCGCCATTGAATGTTGCAACTATGAACGGCTGGCAGCTATTAAAGTTTACAGGTTCAGGTTCAAATGCTGTTTTCCTCGTGGGAACAGGCAGCGGAAACGGAGGTGGCGCTTATAGCTTTGGTTCAACAGGATCAACCGATCGGGCCGTTGGCTCACTGGCTTCCGGTACAGTGACTTCCGCTTTTGGCATCTTACTCACCAATAACTCAGGTACCGCTATTGGTTCGTTCACCATTACCTACAGAGGGGAACAATGGAGAAACGGCGGAAGCAATACCCAAAATAAACTTGCCTTCTCCTATAAGATTGGGGGAAATATTTCAGGAACCGGATTTACCGCGGAGCCATTGCTCGATTTCGTTTCGCTGAAGACTTCCTCTACGGCAGCTACGCTGGATGGTAATGCCTCCGGCAACTTCACCACCATTTCCGCTACCGTATCCAATATCGTGTGGCCTGATGGTGCAACCCTCGTGCTTAAATGGGCTGACAACGATGAGACCGGTGCTGACGATGGCTTGGCCATTGATGATTTCAACTTCACCGGCTTTCCCGCACCACCCACCATTTCCACGGTTACCACTTCTTTCACCAATAACTTCGGAAATGTTTTTGTCGGCAGCAGCAGCAGCAGTTCTACGTTCTCCGTTTCCGGTGCCAACCTCACCGACAGCATCATTATCACTCCACCTGCCGGCTTTGAGATGAGAACCGGCGCTAATCCTTTTTCCACCAGCCATATTGCACTTGCCCATACAGGCGGAACGGTGGCCTCCACCAATATTGATGTGCGCTTCACCCCTTCATCGGCCATTGGTTACAATGGAAATATTTCCTGCACGAGCACCGGAGCACAGTCACAATTTATACCGGTCAGCGGTACCGGACTTGCCAGCGATTTTCCGACGAAGCTGGTGATTACCAGTGTGAATGGGGGCATAGATGCCGAAGCTACCTATCCATTCAGCGTGGTAGTACAGGCTCAGGATAACCTGAATGTACCTCAGAACGTCACAGCCAATACCGTTGTTCAACTCACCCTGGGCTCAGGAGGAGGCACGCTTTCAGGATCATTGACCGACTCGATACTGGCGGGAACCAATAGCGTGACGTTTACCAATGTTATTTATGACCAGGAAGAAAGTTCCATAGTGATCAATGCAGCAAGAACGAAAGGCGATACGCTTATTGCAGGAAACAGTGCGCCATTCAACGTGCTGGCAAAAGCTTCCTTCCTGCGCTTTGTTGGTGTTCCTGCTTCAGGCGTCACGAATACCAACCTCAGCACCTTTACCGTAGAAGCAAGAAGGGCGGACAACACCGTCGACAACCTGTTTACGGATACCATTACCATCTCGCTTTACAGCGGCACGGGAACGCTTACCGGTACCCTGAAAAGGAAAGCCGTTGGAGGTGTTGCCACGTATAACGATTTGCAAATTGATCAGCCCGGCTATTTTGCTTTGCAAGCTGTTGCGCCGGGTGTGAGTCTTGACGTCAGTATTAATGTTTACATCAGCATACCGGCTGTATTCACCGAGCTCGTGGTGCCGCAATATTTCGGCAGCAAATCAGCAGGCAGTACCAACGATACCCGAACGCCTTTTGCTGTTTGTTTCAGGATCGACAACCTTGTCCCTAATACCAGCTACGATCTCAGGATTGGCCTTGGTGTTACGAATGGTGCAACGCCGGATGCAGTAACATCTTATGGCGCCGGAAACCTCTGGAATCAGTCTGCATTCAATGCCAATAACCTTTTAAACTATTTCACTACCGATGGTTCAGGAAGCTCAGGTCCTGTCTGGGTGTATATTGAACCAACTGGCAATGCCAGCCGGTTTGACGCCGGCCAGACGCATACGATCAGGGTCGGATATGCCATCAACGGATCAGGAAGTTTTCCCCCATCGGCACCCAATTTCGTGGGTTCAAAAATCATGACGGCACTCGACATCGCCACCACGGCAAGAACAGTATCTACTGCCGATGATGGTGCCTTTTTAAAAGGATCTGCCAATGCATGTATCAGCGGAAAGTACATCCTGCTCTATGATAATATGGCAGGAAGCGGCGACCCGTTATTTTCTTATATGGCGCGCACAGCTATCCCCACGCAGACAACACAATCGCAGTTGCCGGCAGCAATTAATGACATTTATTTACAGTCGGGAACGTCAGCTATAGGAGATTTTCCTGCGGTGATTCCTATCGGCGTCAATAATGCAAATGGTGTAAGGCGCATTGAAGCACGCTATGCCGATAATACGCTGGCATCTTTTGCCACCAACGCAACAGGCAACTGGAATACCGGCGGAAATACCACTACCATCACCCGCAGAAGCGTAGCAACCATACAAAACAGCAGCGCACCGCTGAATACTGTCACCGTTGAAGTAACCGGAACAGGCCCAAGTTGCAATGGCGGCAGCGGCGGAACGGATGGCTTTGCGATCGCCACGGCAACATCCACTGCCAATCCTGTCAGCTACTCGTGGAACAGTATTCCACTACAAACGACAGATACGGCGACAGGTCTCGCTGCAGGTAATTATACCGTGATAGTTACTGATAACAATACCTGCACAGCATCTGCCTCCATTCAGCTCAATAATTCAACGCCGGCTACATCTTTCTTTGACACCACCTGTGACAGTTATTCACTGCCATGGGGCGGAACAGCTACTGTTACCGGCGACTACGTGCATACCTATATTAATACAGCCGGTTGTGACAGCATCGTAACAGCGCACCTTACCATTAAGCAATCGAGCACGCCATCTGCATTCCCTGCAGTTGCCTGCGACAGCTACACATTACCCTGGGGCGGAACGGTTAACAGCAATGGCGCATACGATCATACCTACACAAATGCAGCAGGATGCGACAGCATTATTACCATTAATGTAACGATTAACCATGCAAGCACACCCACATCCTTTTCGGCAACCGGATGCGACAGCTACACATTGCCCTGGGGCGGAACGGTGAATATGAGCGGATCATACGATCACACCTACACGAATGCCGCAGGATGCGACAGCATGGTTACGGCAATGGTTACCATAGATATCAGTTCAACCTACTATGCAGATGGCGACGGAGACGGTTATGGTGCAGGCGCGCCGGTTCAGGCTTGTATTCAACCTCCAAATACCTCAACGCTGAATACGGATTGTAATGATACCCTTTCATCTGTTAATCCAGGAGCTACTGAGATTTGTGCGAATGGCATTGATGACAACTGCGACAACCAGGTGGATGAAGGCTGTCCGGCTGCTTTAGCGTTTGATGTGAAATGTTTTATACAGGGATACATGGATGAATTTAATCCCGGCCTTATGAAATCTGTGCTGGTTAACCAGGGAGTTGGTGCAGATCCAAATGAAGTGGATACCGTAATGGTCATCCTGCATGATGAGTTTACCTATGCCGACCTTGATACTTTCCGCGGGCTGCTGCACACAGACGGAATGATTAACTGCACTTTCAGTCATGCCGGCATCAGCAATGCCTACTTCGTTTCCGTGAAGAGCAAAAACACGCTGGAAACCTGGAGTGCTGCAGCTGTTCCGATGTCACAAGGCAGTTATGATTTCTCCACCGACTTTACGCAGGCTTATCCGGATGTGAACAATCCGAATCCGCAGATGACGCTGGTTGCCGGCGTTTGGACCATTTACAGCGGTGATGTGAACCAGGACGGTCAGGTTGCAGGCGACGACTTTAACATTGTGGAATCAGATGTTACTGGGCAGGCATTCGGATACAATGTGACTGACATCACCGGAGAAGGACCGACCGATGGCGCTGACTTTAACCTGCTTGAATCGAATGTAAGCTTCGGATTGTTTGTCGCCCATCCGTAA
- a CDS encoding endonuclease/exonuclease/phosphatase family protein: MNQLLISHEISVMSYNIRYGTADDGENHWEKRKNKVADLINYYAPDFIGMQEAQRFQQEFLLGQLPQYASIGKPRTNDENAEYSNIFYNKNRFELIQQRTFWLSPTPDTISTGWDAALSRIATYGLFRSLESKRFVWVMNAHFDHVGSQARLESARLIIATIATLKKINNCEVIFTGDLNARPEEAPVTYLSENLSEARSHCQTKPYGEQDTWNGFNFKEKPNGQIDYIFIDDTKVMQVSKYITIDDFYDFKYPSDHLPVMATLSW; this comes from the coding sequence ATGAACCAGCTGTTAATCAGCCATGAAATCAGCGTGATGAGTTATAACATCCGGTACGGAACGGCAGACGATGGCGAAAATCATTGGGAGAAACGGAAAAACAAAGTAGCTGATTTAATAAACTATTATGCGCCGGATTTTATCGGTATGCAGGAAGCGCAGCGCTTTCAGCAGGAATTCCTTTTAGGCCAGCTGCCGCAGTATGCATCGATTGGCAAGCCGAGGACGAATGATGAAAACGCGGAGTATTCCAATATTTTCTACAACAAAAACCGGTTTGAGCTGATACAACAGCGCACTTTCTGGCTTTCTCCCACACCGGATACTATTTCCACCGGATGGGATGCGGCATTATCGCGGATCGCAACGTATGGATTGTTCCGATCGCTGGAAAGCAAACGATTTGTCTGGGTGATGAATGCTCATTTCGACCATGTCGGATCACAGGCAAGACTGGAATCTGCCCGGTTAATTATTGCCACCATCGCAACGCTGAAAAAAATCAATAACTGCGAAGTGATCTTTACGGGCGACCTGAATGCCCGGCCGGAGGAGGCACCTGTTACCTATTTATCGGAGAACCTGTCGGAAGCGAGGAGCCATTGCCAGACTAAACCTTACGGCGAACAGGATACCTGGAATGGCTTTAACTTCAAAGAAAAGCCCAACGGGCAGATTGACTATATCTTTATTGATGATACGAAAGTCATGCAAGTCAGCAAATACATCACTATTGATGACTTTTATGATTTCAAATATCCCTCTGATCATTTGCCGGTGATGGCCACCTTATCCTGGTAA
- a CDS encoding cupin domain-containing protein, with protein sequence MKFTLPHTIESGLGEKMIFKEIIKEPDGDKVIIEGHCKPKAGPAMHVHFKQDEALTVVKGKMGYQILGQEPVYCSVGQTATFLRNVPHRFWNAGEDELVISSWVKPVNSIIFFLTALYAAQKKSGSGRPEIFDASYLMTKYKHEYDLPELPSFVKKVIMPTTCLIGRLLGKYKKFNGAPEPLN encoded by the coding sequence ATGAAATTTACGCTGCCACACACAATTGAAAGCGGTCTAGGTGAAAAAATGATTTTCAAAGAAATCATTAAAGAACCGGATGGCGATAAAGTGATTATTGAAGGACACTGCAAGCCGAAAGCCGGGCCTGCTATGCATGTTCATTTTAAGCAGGACGAAGCACTCACTGTAGTTAAAGGTAAAATGGGTTATCAAATTTTAGGACAGGAACCTGTTTATTGTTCTGTCGGACAGACAGCTACATTTCTCAGAAATGTTCCGCATCGCTTTTGGAATGCAGGTGAGGATGAACTGGTAATAAGCAGTTGGGTGAAACCTGTAAACAGCATTATTTTCTTTTTGACCGCTTTATATGCTGCGCAAAAAAAGTCGGGAAGCGGGCGACCAGAGATATTTGACGCCTCCTATTTAATGACAAAATATAAGCATGAATACGATTTGCCCGAACTCCCTTCCTTTGTTAAAAAGGTTATTATGCCTACAACCTGTCTTATTGGACGACTGCTTGGCAAGTACAAAAAATTTAATGGTGCTCCTGAGCCATTAAATTAG